From Rana temporaria chromosome 7, aRanTem1.1, whole genome shotgun sequence, the proteins below share one genomic window:
- the SSTR3 gene encoding somatostatin receptor type 3: MTPTSPTSLLPSFFADINTTLCANVSATPNVAAPGLLIPLVYLVVCAVGLWGNTLVIYLAWRSPAGQNSVTALYILNLALADDLFMLGLPFLAAQSAMSYWPFGSPVCTIVMALDAVNQFTSIFCLTVLSIDRYLAVVRPIKSIKWRRPNVAKCVNVTVWIASFLVVLPVVFFAGVPKESGMCHIAWPEPQQAWRTGFILYTAVLGFFCPLLVICVCHILIVAELRISGNRVRVAPTRRQGPERKVTKMVALAVTAFILCWLPFYALNIINLLWPLPAGPRLYGLYSFVVALSYANSCLNPIIYALLARPFQRGLRRVFCRTSVRVADGDTHGPNETVQRDLSRVSGISQDRRSPRVDRVDENGQRAGAEESLQQEVGPSSQNALPEELGASEKENMLGISYL; this comes from the coding sequence ATGACACCAACATCCCCAACTAGCCTTCTTCCAAGCTTCTTCGCAGACATTAACACAACTCTATGTGCCAATGTTTCAGCTACTCCAAACGTGGCTGCCCCAGGGCTTCTCATTCCACTGGTATACTTAGTTGTATGTGCAGTAGGATTATGGGGTAATACCTTGGTTATCTACTTAGCATGGCGAAGTCCTGCTGGACAGAACTCTGTCACTGCTCTCTATATTCTAAACTTGGCCCTGGCTGATGACCTTTTCATGTTGGGGTTGCCCTTTCTTGCTGCCCAGAGTGCTATGTCCTACTGGCCATTTGGATCACCAGTATGCACAATCGTAATGGCTCTGGATGCTGTCAATCAATTCACAAGCATTTTCTGCTTAACTGTACTAAGTATAGACAGATATCTAGCTGTGGTTCGTCCCATCAAGTCAATAAAATGGAGAAGACCCAACGTGGCTAAATGTGTCAATGTAACTGTTTGGATTGCTTCTTTCTTGGTTGTACTACCAGTAGTTTTCTTTGCTGGAGTTCCAAAGGAGTCCGGAATGTGTCATATCGCTTGGCCTGAACCACAACAGGCCTGGAGGACTGGTTTTATCTTGTACACTGCTGTACTTGGGTTCTTCTGCCCATTGCTTGTGATCTGCGTATGTCATATACTTATTGTGGCTGAACTAAGAATATCTGGAAATCGGGTTAGGGTGGCTCCAACTCGACGACAGGGTCCTGAACGTAAGGTAACTAAGATGGTGGCCCTTGCAGTGACTGCCTTCATCCTGTGTTGGCTGCCCTTTTATGCCTTAAACATTATTAATCTGTTGTGGCCTCTACCTGCAGGTCCAAGGTTGTATGGACTTTACTCCTTTGTGGTAGCTCTCTCCTATGCTAACAGCTGCCTGAATCCTATTATTTATGCCCTTCTAGCTCGTCCATTCCAACGAGGCTTGAGACGTGTTTTTTGTAGGACATCTGTAAGGGTGGCTGATGGAGATACGCATGGACCTAATGAAACAGTACAAAGAGACCTTAGCAGAGTTAGTGGCATTTCTCAAGATAGAAGAAGTCCAAGAGTGGACAGAGTGGATGAAaatgggcagagagctggagctgAAGAATCTCTGCAGCAGGAAGTTGGACCATCATCACAAAACGCTCTACCAGAGGAACTAGGGGCatctgaaaaagaaaatatgctAGGCATAAGCTATTTATAG